GTTTGGCAGCCCTTCGTCTTCCTCCACGCGCAGGGCCTGGCTGGCGCTTTCGCAGCTGCGGTGCCAGTCCAGCAGCCACTCCGGCAGCGCCGGCGAGACTGGGCTCTGACCCAGGCTTCGGGCGAACTCCTGCGGATCGAGGGTGCCGCCGGCAGCTTTGAACAGGCCGCGAATCAGTACCAGGCCATGCACTCGGCCGTGGCGCACGAAACGGTGTTCGAGGAACGTCCACTTGCCTTCCCAGCCGAGTATCCGGCTGTGCACCTCGAAGCGCTGGAATGGCTTGAGGTCGCGGCGGAACTTGGCCATGGCATCGCCGACTATCGGCAGCGCCTTGTGCTGCCAGGCCACCTTGGCGGCGCCGCTGCGCAGCACGAAGTCCATCCGCGCCACGTCGGCCAGGGTCAGGTAGCGGCCATTGTTGATGTGGCCGTTGAAGTCGAGGTCGTTGGGCAGCACGGTCATGCGCAGCACGCTGCTGGCCAGTGGTTGCACCGGCTTGCGCCAGGGCAGGGTGAGCAGCATCCAGATCAGGCGGAACCACAGGTTCATCGAATCGTCTCCATCAGGAAAATTGGCGCATGAAAGCCTCGGTGGTCTCATCCGCAGGAAAGTAGGACTCCAGGCGCAGCTGCTCCAGGCCGGCATCCAGCGGCGCACCGAGGGTGGTCAGGGTGGTGAAGAAGTGCAGGTCGATGCCGTCCTTGCGGAAGTGGGTCATCAGCACCGGGCTGTCCAGCTGGCCGGCTCCCAGGCTTGGCCAGTGCTCGGGGACGCCGGGGTAGGTGGCGATCTCCGTCAGCAGTTGTTCGGTTTGCGGGTCGCCGCCCACACGCAGGGCTTCGCTGCGCAGGCGCTGTACCAGAAAGGCGGCCAGCTCCAGCCAGTTGACCACGTTGGCGCGGATGCCGTGCGGATGGAGGAGCAGCTTGATCAGGTTAGGCGTGCCGTCGGCGCCGAGAGTCGCCGCCGGCGGCGGCCCGCCGAGGAGGAAGGCGAACAGGCGGGCACTGGCCTGGTTGGTTTGCAGTTGGTTCCAGCGACAGTCGATCAGTGCCGCCGGATAGGGCTCTTGCTTGGCCAGCAGCAGCTCGATGGCCTGGCGCACGAA
The window above is part of the Pseudomonas alcaligenes genome. Proteins encoded here:
- a CDS encoding helix-turn-helix domain-containing protein, which produces MSTQPTHTSHFGSQLKSWRQRRGLSQLAFAAVAGTSQRHISFLESGRSQPSRPMVLQLAASLDLPLHERNLLLGAAGFAAVFRESPLDHPASRFVRQAIELLLAKQEPYPAALIDCRWNQLQTNQASARLFAFLLGGPPPAATLGADGTPNLIKLLLHPHGIRANVVNWLELAAFLVQRLRSEALRVGGDPQTEQLLTEIATYPGVPEHWPSLGAGQLDSPVLMTHFRKDGIDLHFFTTLTTLGAPLDAGLEQLRLESYFPADETTEAFMRQFS
- a CDS encoding thioesterase family protein; amino-acid sequence: MNLWFRLIWMLLTLPWRKPVQPLASSVLRMTVLPNDLDFNGHINNGRYLTLADVARMDFVLRSGAAKVAWQHKALPIVGDAMAKFRRDLKPFQRFEVHSRILGWEGKWTFLEHRFVRHGRVHGLVLIRGLFKAAGGTLDPQEFARSLGQSPVSPALPEWLLDWHRSCESASQALRVEEDEGLPNAG